In Amphiura filiformis unplaced genomic scaffold, Afil_fr2py scaffold_143, whole genome shotgun sequence, one DNA window encodes the following:
- the LOC140145124 gene encoding uncharacterized protein encodes MKQLGGQGIGVKEISNIAQLNILIMDDKGTVSRILTEVRRGLVEENLPLDEVLDDLELEGIIDVSEREAIDEEQEKDQLKKLFVFLKKKPDLPLAYKAFRTQLMKHARKVKPIEDKHNYNKGSSGETNQEADEGVKPSIQVVHPHQRVQDESLDSSTYMAPLPLALCMMIGAGNADRTGGNGTVNWRELEDQLLNSQGHSIEAQTPKGWSPTGEG; translated from the exons ATGAAACAGCTAGGAGGACAAGGCATTGGAGTTAAAGAGATCTCAAACATTGCGCAGTTGAAT ATTCTTATCATGGATGATAAAGGTACAGTAAGCAGAATTCTCACTGAGGTAAGAAGGGGTCTTGTAGAGGAGAACCTACCACTTGACGAAGTACTGGATGATCTTGAGCTTGAAGGTATCATAGATGTGTCTGAAAGAGAAGCAATAGATGAAGAACAAGAGAAAGACCAGCTGAAGAAGTTGTTTGTCTTCCTGAAAAAGAAACCTGATTTACCATTGGCTTATAAAGCGTTTAGGACACAGCTGATGAAGCATGCAAGAAAAGTAAAACCTATCGAGGACAAACACAACTACAATAAAG GCTCATCAGGTGAAACAAATCAGGAAGCAGATGAGGGAGTGAAGCCTTCGATTCAAGTTGTACATCCACATCAAAGAGTTCAAGATGAATCGCTTGATTCATCAA CATACAT GGCACCACTACCCCTTGCTTTATGCATGATGATTGGTGCGGGAAACGCTGACAGAACCGGAGGGAATGGAACTGTCAACTGGAGAGAACTGGAAGACCAATTACTAAACTCCCAAGGACATTCCATCGAAGCACAGACGCCAAAGGGATGGTCTCCCACTGGGGAAGGATGA